The Bacillales bacterium genome includes the window CTATAAGAAAGAGGGATTCGATGAAACAAATGAAACTTGGAACAAGCGGTTTGGAAGTTGGAGAAATATCGTTAGGCTGCATGCGGATGAGCGAGCTTTCCTTGAAAGATGCCGCCCACGTAATTGAAAACGCGAGGGAAGCCGGCGTCAATTTATTCGATCATGCAGACATCTATGGCGGAGGCAAATCAGAAGAAGTATTTGCCGAAGCGGTCGGCATGAATGACGATGTGCGCGAATCGATGATTTTGCAATCAAAGTGCGGCATTCGCAACGGACTTTATGATTTTTCAAAAGAACATATTTTAAATTCGGTCGAAGGCACCTTGAAGCGTTTAAAAACCGACTACATAGACATTTTGCTTCTTCATCGCCCCGATGCACTTATGGAGCCTGAAGAAGTCGCGGATGCGTTCGGCACGTTGAAAGAAAGCGGGAAAGTGCGTCATTTTGGTGTGAGTAACCATAATCCGATGCAAATGCAGTTGCTGGAGAGCGCGTTGGACGACCAGTTAATCGCCAATCAAATGCAATTCAGCATCATGCATACGCCGATGATCGATGCAGGACTGAATGTGAACATGCAAAACGATCCAGCGATAGTCCGAGAAAACAGTGTACTGGAATATTGCCGTTTGCATCAGATCACGGTGCAAGCTTGGTCGCCTTTTCAATACGGCATGATCAAAGGCGCGTTCGTCGGTAACGATGACTTTCCTGAGGTGAACGCAAAGCTGCAAGAATTGGCGAACAAATACGACGTGACCGATTCAGCAATCGCGATTGCTTGGATCTTGCGA containing:
- a CDS encoding aldo/keto reductase, with the protein product MKQMKLGTSGLEVGEISLGCMRMSELSLKDAAHVIENAREAGVNLFDHADIYGGGKSEEVFAEAVGMNDDVRESMILQSKCGIRNGLYDFSKEHILNSVEGTLKRLKTDYIDILLLHRPDALMEPEEVADAFGTLKESGKVRHFGVSNHNPMQMQLLESALDDQLIANQMQFSIMHTPMIDAGLNVNMQNDPAIVRENSVLEYCRLHQITVQAWSPFQYGMIKGAFVGNDDFPEVNAKLQELANKYDVTDSAIAIAWILRHPAKILPVVGTMNPDRLTAIAKASDITLTREEWYELYRAAGNDLP